In a genomic window of Sphingomonas koreensis:
- a CDS encoding NAD-dependent epimerase/dehydratase family protein, whose protein sequence is MILDHDLDAVNAALAPLWPRLDGARIFMTGGTGFIGRWMLEALARAQVDADIVVLTRNPAAFADRAPHLAARLTVLPGDVMSFEPPKGTFTHIVHAATDASAALNARDPLRMFDTIVTGTRRALDFARISGAGRVLYLSSGAVYGAQSPEVTHVAEEWHGGPDPCDPRSAYGEGKRAAEMLCAIYARQFGVEVVNARIFALLGPLLSLDIHFAAGNFIRDAMAGATIRVEGSGQAVRSYLYAADLTVWLWTLLLDGRPGETYNLGSEEAVSIADLAHRTAAILGGPGVEILGRPDPGWNPGRYVPSTAKLRRDLGLAPTVELDEAIRRTALHNGWTP, encoded by the coding sequence ATGATCCTCGACCATGACCTCGACGCGGTGAACGCCGCACTCGCCCCGCTCTGGCCGCGCCTCGATGGCGCGCGCATCTTCATGACCGGCGGCACCGGCTTCATCGGCCGCTGGATGCTCGAAGCGCTCGCCCGTGCGCAGGTCGATGCCGACATCGTCGTGCTGACCCGCAATCCCGCCGCCTTCGCCGATCGCGCGCCGCACCTCGCCGCACGTCTCACCGTGCTGCCCGGCGACGTGATGAGCTTCGAGCCGCCCAAAGGGACTTTCACCCACATCGTCCACGCCGCGACCGACGCCAGCGCCGCGCTCAACGCGCGCGATCCGCTGCGGATGTTCGACACGATCGTCACCGGCACGCGCCGCGCGCTCGACTTCGCGCGCATCAGCGGGGCGGGGCGGGTGCTCTATCTCAGCTCCGGCGCGGTCTATGGCGCCCAGTCGCCTGAGGTCACGCATGTCGCCGAGGAGTGGCATGGCGGCCCCGATCCGTGCGACCCTCGCTCCGCCTATGGCGAGGGCAAGCGCGCGGCGGAGATGCTCTGTGCCATCTATGCCCGCCAGTTCGGGGTGGAGGTGGTGAACGCGCGCATCTTCGCACTGCTCGGTCCCTTGCTCTCGCTGGACATCCATTTCGCCGCGGGCAATTTCATCCGCGACGCGATGGCGGGCGCGACGATCCGGGTCGAAGGGTCGGGGCAGGCGGTGCGGTCCTATCTCTACGCCGCCGATCTCACCGTCTGGCTCTGGACCCTGCTGCTCGACGGTAGGCCTGGCGAAACCTATAATCTGGGCTCCGAAGAAGCCGTCTCGATCGCCGATCTCGCGCACCGCACCGCCGCGATCCTTGGCGGGCCGGGCGTCGAGATTCTCGGCCGCCCCGATCCCGGCTGGAACCCCGGCCGCTATGTTCCCTCGACCGCCAAGCTCCGCCGCGACCTCGGCCTCGCCCCCACCGTCGAACTCGACGAGGCGATCCGCCGCACCGCGCTTCACAACGGATGGACTCCATGA